From the Tenacibaculum dicentrarchi genome, the window TAAGAAATCAAACCGAACGTTCACAATTTTCGGAACATTCTACGCCGTTATATCTAACATCTAGTTTTGTGTTTGAAGATGCAGAAGATATGCGTGCTTGTTTTGCTGAAGAAAAAGATAAAAATTTATATAGCCGATTTTCAAATCCTAATACCACGGAATTTGTAGATAAAATTGTGGCGATGGAAAAAGCGGAAGCAGGATATGCTTTTGCAACTGGTATGTCGGCTGTTTTTTCGACTTTCGGAGCTTTATTGAGTGCTGGCGAGCATATTGTTTCTTGTAAATCTGTATTTGGTTCAACACATAGTTTGTTTACTAAATATTTTCCGAAATGGAATATTGAAACTAGTTATTTTAAAATATCTGAAGTTGAAAAAATAGAAAGTTTAATTCAGCCAAACACTAAAATTTTATATGCCGAAACGCCAACAAACCCAGCGGTTGATATTATTGATTTAGAATTGCTTGGTAAAATTGCTAAAAAACATAATTTATTATTGATAATTGACAATTGTTTTGCGACGCCTTATTTGCAAAATCCTATTGATTTTGGTGCCGATTTAGTCATTCATTCGGCAACTAAATTAATTGACGGACAAGGAAGAGTTTTAGGCGGAGTTACTGTTGGAAAAGCTAATTTAATTCGAGAAATTTATTTATTTTCAAGAAATACAGGTCCTGCAATGTCGCCTTTTAATGCGTGGATTTTATCAAAAAGTTTAGAAACATTAAGCATCCGTGTTGAAAAACATTGTGAAAATGCCTTAAAAATAGCGGAATTTTTAGAAAATCATCCGAAGGTAAATTTAGTGAAATATCCATTTTTAAAATCGCATCCAAAGTATGAAATCGCCAAAAAACAAATGCGATTCGGTGGAAATATTGTAGCTTTCGAAATAAAAGGAGGCATTAATGCAGGGCGGAAGTTTTTAAATGCCATCAAAATGTGTTCTTTATCGGCAAATTTAGGCGATACTAGAAGTATTGTAACGCATCCAGCATCAACAACACATAGTAAATTAAATATAAATGATAGAATAGAAGTAGGAATTACCGATAGTTTAGTTCGATGTTCTGTCGGTTTAGAAAATGTAATAGATATTATAAACGACTTAAAACAGGCTTTAGAAAAATAACAAATAATAAAAAATTAAATAAAAAGTGTACTTTTGGGGTATGCTATCTAAAAAAACAAAATACGGAATTA encodes:
- a CDS encoding trans-sulfuration enzyme family protein, whose protein sequence is MSHQFETQAIRNQTERSQFSEHSTPLYLTSSFVFEDAEDMRACFAEEKDKNLYSRFSNPNTTEFVDKIVAMEKAEAGYAFATGMSAVFSTFGALLSAGEHIVSCKSVFGSTHSLFTKYFPKWNIETSYFKISEVEKIESLIQPNTKILYAETPTNPAVDIIDLELLGKIAKKHNLLLIIDNCFATPYLQNPIDFGADLVIHSATKLIDGQGRVLGGVTVGKANLIREIYLFSRNTGPAMSPFNAWILSKSLETLSIRVEKHCENALKIAEFLENHPKVNLVKYPFLKSHPKYEIAKKQMRFGGNIVAFEIKGGINAGRKFLNAIKMCSLSANLGDTRSIVTHPASTTHSKLNINDRIEVGITDSLVRCSVGLENVIDIINDLKQALEK